In Ovis canadensis isolate MfBH-ARS-UI-01 breed Bighorn chromosome 19, ARS-UI_OviCan_v2, whole genome shotgun sequence, the genomic window gagacaGTGGCGCCTTAGCCACCGGACACCAGGGAGGCCCCGAAGAAGGAGCTCTATTTCCGCCAGGTGGGTCGTTTGCTGCCCGCAGGCCTCGCGTGTGCTCTGCTCCCACGCGTGTGGCTGTGGGTGCCCCCACGCAGGGTCCTCGGAGATGGGGTGCCCACCAGCCCAGCTCCACACAGCTCCTCCCCGGCCAGGGGTCCCCGACTGTGCCCTCGGGCGAGGCTGCGGGCCTGGCCCCGCGTCCTGGGCCCAGAGCCTGGTGGCGCGCGGCAGCAGGACCGTGCCCAGCGCTCGCCTCGCCCGGGCCCGCCACACAGGGCGGCCGCGAGTGCCTGGGCCCGGGGCCTGCTCACCCCCACCTTTCTGGCTGCAGGGGGCCCAGCCCTCACATCAGCGTCCCCCCGGGCCGGGTCACTGCTGGGCGCTCTGACCCACACGCGACAGCATCTtggctgggatgggggtggcAGCCTGGACCCACGGGGCCCCCTGCCTGTGGAAGCGGGCTCCCCGCAGTACACAGGCCCAGGCCCACGACCGAGAGGGTCCACAGGTAACCCGGGCGGGCTGTGGgggcccctgcctgccccctccaGGCCCTGGGTTCCCGCGGCAGGGCTGTGTCATCTGCGATCACTGCTGGGGTGCCCTCTGTCGCCCAGCTGCCCCAGGACTGTGGGAGCTGTGTGGCCTGGACGCCACCTCTTCCCCCACACGCTGCGGGGCGGGGGGTGCAGAGATGCAGGCAGGGCAGTTCCCCCAGAGCCTCGGTCTCCTCACCTGGAGAGGGCGGGGGTGGCCTGTCTGCCATCAGGTGGGGAAGTAAAGCAGGGCCCGCAGAGCGGCACAGACACCCCACCGGCCCACCCCGTCCTgggcctgggccccctgcctgctCCCTGTGTCCTGGCCTGGCACCCCGGGAGGGGCTGAAAGCCTTGCCCTTGTACCAGCCCAGGTCCCTTGCCCGAGGCCTGCCCTGGTGCAGAGGGCTGCCCCGTCCCCAGGGGACCAAGGCTCCTGGGGACCAAGCCCCCGCCCGGGAAAGAAGTGCTTGTTTCTCCGAGGCTTCTCTCCGGATTTCAGGAGATCCGACAGCAAAGTGTGGTCACAGGAACACAGCTGCTGTGACTCAAACTCAGAGAAGCAGGGGGCAGCGCCCCACCCCCCCAGAGGGTGGACGGGCGATGATGCAGGCCAGAGGGCCCCCGGGAGCTGTGTGCTCAGACCGGTGCTGGGGGCCTTCATGGCCTTCGCCCTCAGGGCCTGTGGCTCAGTGGCTTCCACGCCGGGGATGGGGGGACAGGCCCCCACTGCTGTGAGACGCCGTGTTTGGGAGCCGCTCCCTTGGCTCCGCGGGGCTTGGGGTGAGAAGGTGGGAAAGAGGCCTGCCGTGCTCGtcccctgggcccccaggccCTCCAGGGGCAGCGCGGTGGGGAGCAGGCCTCGCAGCTGTCCCGGCCGCCTCATCCCTGAGTCGCCAGGGGGGCTGCTTCAAGGGTGCCAGCTCCCGGGGAACCTGTTGCCCGCTGCGGTTGGTCCCGCCCGTGTCTTCACAGCCCCCCGCCTGGAACCAGGGCCCCCCACgccaggaggagcctggcaggtggctGGCCTCAGCTCGCAAAGGTCAGGCGGACAGTGATGTGGCTGCATGAGCGCCGCCACTGGGGCGAGGGGCTCGCGAGCCCGCGGTCAGGCCTCATGCCCAGTCCTCCTTCCCAAGGCGGGCCGTCCTTACTCTTCTCTTATCCTGTGAAAAAGAACTACCCGTGACTGTGGGGCAGGGAAAATGGCCCAGCTGCTCAAAAGCTGTGGGCAGATCTCTTTAAAACTGAACCAGCGGGCTTCCCCCAGCCCGGCGACTGCACTCCCAGCGCGTGCAACGGAGAAATAGGGACACGTGTGTGCAGAAACCTGTGTGAACATCCACGGCAGCTTTATTCACGATGACCCCGCCTGGGGGCTCCCGGGGCCCTGGGGGAGACGGTTAGTCCAGGCCAGCCCCGGGCAGCAGCCCCTGCAGACCCGGCCTGGAGATGGCACGGGGCAGCCCGTCTCCTGAGGGTGCCGGCTGCGCCTTTCTGCCTGTGCAACCCTGTGCAGCCACGGCCCTACACGGCCCGGAGAGCCGAGGTGGCCCCGGGCGGGCCGCACGGGGTGGATGCTGCTGCGGGGCGGGGCAGCACCTGGCACCCGCAGGGCCAGTCCGCTGAGGGCCCCTCTGACTGTGGGGGCCACTCAGAGCTGCTAATGGTGCAGagctgcacacacgcacacacacacacacacacacacatgtacacacattgtAGGGGCGGCTCAGAGACGGGCACGGTGTAGAGCTgtacacaggcatgcacacagaATATGGGGGCCACTCAGAGCTGCTAATGGTGCAGagctgcacacacgcacacacacacacacacgtacacacattgTATGGGCGGCTCAGAGACGGGCATGGTGTAGAGCTGTACACAGGCGTGCACACAGATTATGGGGCGCGACTCAGAGCTGCTAATGGTGCAGAgctgcacacgcacacacacacacgtgtacacacattgGGCGGCTCAGAGACGGGCATGGTGGAGAgctgcacacgcacacacgcatacacacgtgtacacacacattgTAGGGGCGGCTCACAGACGGGCGTGGTGGAGAgctgcacacgcacacacacatacacacgtgtacacacacattgTAGGGGCGGCTCAGAGACGGGCATGGTGGAGAGctgcacacacgtgtacacacacgtgcacacacacattgaCACACCAGAGCAGGCCTTGTGGAGCAGCATGCTGAGCACTGGGGGGCTCACAGCCCTCCTGGGCGCCCCATCTCGTGCACTATCGGGGAAGCCTTGCTGTTCGAGTCCTGACTGGCTCCTCCGGCctctcttccagctctggctgaaGGACGTGCCCCAGTGTAGCCCCCTTCTGTGATGGACCCGAAGGCCCCCAAGAAGTCCCGCCAGGGAAAGGAGAATAAGGCCAGGATGCAGGAGAAGTTTGCCAGGAAATTTCCATACAGGTAGCAGACCCCGAGCCTGAGCCTGGAGGGCCCCCCCTTCCGCAGGCCCCCAGCCCAGGAGCACCCTCTGGGAAACATGGTGGGAGCAGGTGGGGGTCTCTGTCCCCTGAGCTGCTCTGTGCTCCCCGACGGCAGGCTCCACACCAACCCTTCGCCCCTGAGCTGGGCCCCCCAGAGCCTCAGCCGGCTGCTTCCTGTCGCCTGTTCAGCACACCTGCTCCTGCGGGGGTGTGATGGGGTCCGGGtgtgggggcggggcaggagcCCGCAGAGCCCGCAGGCTGGGCGGCCTGGGGCCTCTGCCAGGTGGCCTGTTTTTCTGGGTtgaggggcctgggagggctgAGCCCAACCTTGGGGGCCACGGCCTCCTCATGGCTTCCCGTGGCAGGGGCACTTGCCCTCAGCCCACAGTCCCGGTCTGTCACTGCCCACAGGTTCTCCTGGCTGACGGAGACCAGCTCAGAGCCCCTGCAGCCCTGGGCGCTCACGAAGACGAGCAGCTTGCTGCGGGAGCAGCTGCCCCTGCAGAAGACGCTGCTGCCCACGAGGTCCATGCCCACCCGAGGGTGAGTCTCAGCCCCAGGCCCCCACGCGGACACAGCACGTCCGGGCCGAGGACAGCGAGCCCCGGGGAGACTCCCACTCACTCCCCCACACCCTGCACATGGGAGGACACACTCAGACCTCACACACAAACGCAAATATGCACAGACTCACCCTGACCCAGACTCTCCACCCGGCCCACCACCTGCACTGACGTGAGTGGGCATGGGGCCTCCGGGCTGAGGCTGTGTCTTCTCCACTGTGCTCCCGGGCCTCTGAACCTCTGCTCCCCTGGGCTGACGGGCTGAGCTGCAGCTTCTCCCATGGAAGGGTCCGTCTTGTTGGACCCTCAGAGCCTTCAGGCTGTGTGGCCAGGTCCTTGTGccggaggcagggggtgggggctgaggcCTGCCCCCAGGACTGCCCTGCCTCGCACCCTGAGCCCAGGCAGTGGGCAGATCACCCAGAAGCTAAAGGCCGAGTTTATCTGAGGATAACAGAGCCCCTGAGATGGGGGagctggaggggggagggtggtcTCGGGGGGAGGTGGCCTCCGTGCTGGTGGTGCCTGCTGTGGCTTGCCCCCAGGCTGGCAGGCCTGTGTCTGGGCTGGGCAGAGGACGGGGAGGTGTCCACCGCTGGACGTCCGGGCAGGGGTCAGCCAGAGGAGTGTCTGCCCCGGGAGTGGAGCCACGGTTGCAGCCCTGGCCCGCTCCTCTGGCCTGGGGCCGGGCTGGCTCTGTGGGGTCAGCGTGGGGCTCTGTGTGGCTTCTCCAGGCTGGGGGCCCCGGATTTCCTGCCTCTGTCCTGCCTCCAGCCGCCGCCATCGCCGCCAAGAAACCTCTGGGAGCTGGCGCTGCTGACCCGCCGCTTCCCCAGGCCCGCAGCACTCCCGCCCGCCCCCTGGAGCCCCGCTCTGCACCGCCAGACTGGGCCACTCGGCCCCCGGGCGCTCGTGACGGTGGCCACCGGGAGCTCCCTCCAGGCAGAGGTGACCTATGGGGAAGCGAGGAGCCCTGGAGAGGTCGCCCGCGGACACGCTGCAGGGTCATAGCCCCGGACAGTCGTCTGCACGCTGGCCCCACGCTCTCATCCATAAAGTGCGGTGACGGTCAGCTCTACAGTGTGAGCGTCATTTCCTCGCGTTGACCCCCAAATACGCTCAGGCATCTGGGATACCCGGGTGGCGATACTCTGGAGTCCTGCTTCAGGGGAGCGCGCGTGAAGGCGGACCACCTAGTCTCATTAGGGGCGCCTTTTTGCCACGGCTGCGCCcggaggaggggcaggaaggggcaGTCTTTCCACCCTGACTGAGACAGTCTAGGAAGGGTGCTCAGGCAGGGCTTACAGCTCAGCAGAGTCTAAAATGCTGGTGCCACCTGTGTGCGTTAGGAAGCGGTGTGTGTGCGCGTACGTAGGGGGGCACGCCTGTGTGCTGCAGTGGACACGCCTGTCACAACTTGGGTAGAAAAGCACGCACACCAGGGCGGCGGCGGCCCCAGGCACAGGGCTTGGCTGAGCTGGTGTGGCTTTAGCGCTTGGCCCAGGCAGAGTGAAAGGACAGGTTTTCCGCAGTATCACTGCCCCCCCTCGAGCCAGCACATGGCAACCCCCCAGGGTGTCTGCGCTCCTTACTCCGGTCCCCCCCAGCCTCTGACACCTGTGCCCTGCTGGGAAGGTGATCCAGGCTCAAGACCAGACCACCTCAGACCCCAGAACAAGTGCCAAAAGGAGACACAAACCCATATTTCACAAAGTAACAACGCATTCATTTCAAGCCAtgagcccctgctcaccatgGTCCGGTCTAGTCTGCTCCTATATTGCCTACTGGGCTCTGCTGATGGTGGACCACCGAGCACCTGGCTGGACTGAGGCCAAGAAGGAGCCAGAACaggcccccctcccccgccgggTGCACCACGTGGTGGGGTCCTCAGGGTGCCCAGGTGGCCGGTCACCGCCCACTGAGGCCGAGACAAGGCCTGTCCGGTCCTAGGTCTGGGCGTGG contains:
- the C19H3orf22 gene encoding LOW QUALITY PROTEIN: uncharacterized protein C3orf22 homolog (The sequence of the model RefSeq protein was modified relative to this genomic sequence to represent the inferred CDS: inserted 2 bases in 1 codon) encodes the protein MDPKAPKKSRQGKENKARMQEKFARKFPYRFSWLTETSSEPLQPWALTKTSSLLREQLPLQKTLLPTRSMPTRGLGAPDFLPLSCLQPPPSPPRNLWELALLTRRFPRPAALPPAPWSPALHRQXLGHSAPGRS